The following coding sequences lie in one Arachis ipaensis cultivar K30076 chromosome B03, Araip1.1, whole genome shotgun sequence genomic window:
- the LOC107631586 gene encoding uncharacterized protein LOC107631586 isoform X2, producing the protein MEGNEHSLVPQWLKRSRVAGSQLTSPPSSDHITYDGYEGTRKGSGITRSYSSVRGWPDREWEKDFDDVFDKDKLFRRKYNRNHSDSVDSILSNRFEKDLLLRSQSMNSGSGKWRETRSRRTSGDRSNPQGNHAESNDMVTGVIGIKDKSVFEEEFPLLGAEDKHSSSDGRVLSSSSSNCTPPTSTSSEIISNDLSSTSDEVRMTVGSSSMALMMRQHTDLAKTTSIAPGTMSLSMAETLAQGPSHSETLPQLSIGMQKPEELALKQSRLLIPMMPLSPRSLVTSSSKVKTGQQQYPFSYSRLPSHSSQSAFGNSDVQKTVSSNSRNVSTSQELNGFSSVAKDNLSSSRVICPTGATASTSISYPYNSSGDSSIPSAWMTIEKRPTFQTQSRSDFFKNLSKKSSSKNSCSDVCPNGISCALEKSEVGKSTATSSVNSLAESSSVITENAAAAAAAASKPLKFSSNGEQQHSTNPVLHPDEEIAFLRSLGWEESAGEDEGLTEDEIQDFYEKYLKLQPSSNISLRSGSKPDSIGT; encoded by the exons ATGGAAGGAAATGAGCATTCACTAGTGCCACAATGGTTGAAAAGAAGTAGGGTGGCTGGTAGCCAACTCACATCACCTCCAAGCTCTG ATCATATTACCTATGATGGCTATGAAGGGACTAGAAAAGGTTCTGGCATCACAAGGTCCTATAGTTCTGTAAGAGGCTGGCCTGATAGAGAATGGGAGAAAGATTTTGATGACGTCTTTGACAAGGACAAGCTGTTTCGTCGCAAGTATAACCGTAACCATTCTGACAGTGTGGATAGTATATTGTCCAATAGGTTTGAGAAGGATTTGTTGTTACGATCACAGTCTATGAACTCTGGGTCTGGGAAATGGAGAGAGACTCGCTCCCGTAGAACTTCAGGTGACAGAAGCAATCCACAAGGAAACCATGCAGAGAGTAATGATATGGTTACTGGTGTTATTGGCATAAAGGATAAATCTGTGTTTGAAGAGGAGTTTCCTTTACTTGGAGCAGAAGACAAACACAGTAGTTCTGATGGAAGAGTGTTATCTTCTAGCTCAAGTAATTGCACTCCACCAACCAGCACTTCTTCAGAGATTATCAGCAATGACCTTAGCTCGACATCAGATGAGGTTCGAATGACTGTTGGAAGCAGTAGCATGGCTTTAATGATGCGTCAGCACACTGATCTTGCAAAAACAACTTCAATTGCTCCAGGCACAATGAGCCTCAGCATGGCTGAGACATTGGCTCAGGGTCCATCTCATTCTGAGACACTTCCACAA TTGTCTATTGGTATGCAAAAGCCTGAAGAGTTGGCCCTTAAACAATCTAGGCTATTAATACCCATGATGCCCTTGTCGCCAAGGTCCTTGG TAACTAGCAGTTCTAAGGTCAAGACAGGGCAGCAGCAGTATCCCTTCTCATATTCACGTTTGCCCAGTCATTCTTCACAGAGTGCTTTTGGAAACTCTGATGTGCAGAAGACTGTTTCCAGTAATTCCCGTAATGTCAGCACTTCACAAGAGTTGAATGGTTTCTCTTCGGTTGCAAAGGACAACTTGAGTTCCAGTAGAGTAATCTGCCCAACTGGAGCAACTGCTTCGACTTCTATCTCTTATCCCTATAACAGTTCTGGTGATAGTTCAATCCCTTCTGCGTGGATGACAATAGAGAAGAGGCCAACTTTTCAGACCCAGAGCAGGAGTGATTTCTTTAAGAATCTGTCAAAGAAGAGTTCCTCAAAAAACTCTTGTTCCGATGTTTGCCCTAATGGAATTTCATGTGCCTTGGAGAAGTCTGAAGTTGGCAAAAGCACTGCCACTTCTTCTGTGAACTCTTTGGCTGAGAGCAGCTCTGTAATTACTGAaaatgctgctgctgctgctgctgctgccagTAAACCATTGAAATTTTCAAGCAATGGAGAACAGCAGCATAGCACCAACCCAGTTCTCCATCCAGATGAAGAGATTGCATTCTTACGATCACTAGGGTGGGAGGAAAGTGCTGGAGAGGATGAAGGCCTCACTGAGGATGAGATACAAGACTTCTATGAGAAG TATTTGAAATTGCAACCGTCATCAAATATTTCTCTGAGGAGCGGGTCAAAGCCGGATTCCATTGGCACTTGA
- the LOC107631586 gene encoding uncharacterized protein LOC107631586 isoform X1, whose protein sequence is MEGNEHSLVPQWLKRSRVAGSQLTSPPSSDHITYDGYEGTRKGSGITRSYSSVRGWPDREWEKDFDDVFDKDKLFRRKYNRNHSDSVDSILSNRFEKDLLLRSQSMNSGSGKWRETRSRRTSGDRSNPQGNHAESNDMVTGVIGIKDKSVFEEEFPLLGAEDKHSSSDGRVLSSSSSNCTPPTSTSSEIISNDLSSTSDEVRMTVGSSSMALMMRQHTDLAKTTSIAPGTMSLSMAETLAQGPSHSETLPQLSIGMQKPEELALKQSRLLIPMMPLSPRSLVTSSSKVKTGQQQYPFSYSRLPSHSSQSAFGNSDVQKTVSSNSRNVSTSQELNGFSSVAKDNLSSSRVICPTGATASTSISYPYNSSGDSSIPSAWMTIEKRPTFQTQSRSDFFKNLSKKSSSKNSCSDVCPNGISCALEKSEVGKSTATSSVNSLAESSSVITENAAAAAAAASKPLKFSSNGEQQHSTNPVLHPDEEIAFLRSLGWEESAGEDEGLTEDEIQDFYEKYLKLQPSSNISLRSGSKPDSIGT, encoded by the exons ATGGAAGGAAATGAGCATTCACTAGTGCCACAATGGTTGAAAAGAAGTAGGGTGGCTGGTAGCCAACTCACATCACCTCCAAGCTCTG ATCATATTACCTATGATGGCTATGAAGGGACTAGAAAAGGTTCTGGCATCACAAGGTCCTATAGTTCTGTAAGAGGCTGGCCTGATAGAGAATGGGAGAAAGATTTTGATGACGTCTTTGACAAGGACAAGCTGTTTCGTCGCAAGTATAACCGTAACCATTCTGACAGTGTGGATAGTATATTGTCCAATAGGTTTGAGAAGGATTTGTTGTTACGATCACAGTCTATGAACTCTGGGTCTGGGAAATGGAGAGAGACTCGCTCCCGTAGAACTTCAGGTGACAGAAGCAATCCACAAGGAAACCATGCAGAGAGTAATGATATGGTTACTGGTGTTATTGGCATAAAGGATAAATCTGTGTTTGAAGAGGAGTTTCCTTTACTTGGAGCAGAAGACAAACACAGTAGTTCTGATGGAAGAGTGTTATCTTCTAGCTCAAGTAATTGCACTCCACCAACCAGCACTTCTTCAGAGATTATCAGCAATGACCTTAGCTCGACATCAGATGAGGTTCGAATGACTGTTGGAAGCAGTAGCATGGCTTTAATGATGCGTCAGCACACTGATCTTGCAAAAACAACTTCAATTGCTCCAGGCACAATGAGCCTCAGCATGGCTGAGACATTGGCTCAGGGTCCATCTCATTCTGAGACACTTCCACAA TTGTCTATTGGTATGCAAAAGCCTGAAGAGTTGGCCCTTAAACAATCTAGGCTATTAATACCCATGATGCCCTTGTCGCCAAGGTCCTTGGTAA CTAGCAGTTCTAAGGTCAAGACAGGGCAGCAGCAGTATCCCTTCTCATATTCACGTTTGCCCAGTCATTCTTCACAGAGTGCTTTTGGAAACTCTGATGTGCAGAAGACTGTTTCCAGTAATTCCCGTAATGTCAGCACTTCACAAGAGTTGAATGGTTTCTCTTCGGTTGCAAAGGACAACTTGAGTTCCAGTAGAGTAATCTGCCCAACTGGAGCAACTGCTTCGACTTCTATCTCTTATCCCTATAACAGTTCTGGTGATAGTTCAATCCCTTCTGCGTGGATGACAATAGAGAAGAGGCCAACTTTTCAGACCCAGAGCAGGAGTGATTTCTTTAAGAATCTGTCAAAGAAGAGTTCCTCAAAAAACTCTTGTTCCGATGTTTGCCCTAATGGAATTTCATGTGCCTTGGAGAAGTCTGAAGTTGGCAAAAGCACTGCCACTTCTTCTGTGAACTCTTTGGCTGAGAGCAGCTCTGTAATTACTGAaaatgctgctgctgctgctgctgctgccagTAAACCATTGAAATTTTCAAGCAATGGAGAACAGCAGCATAGCACCAACCCAGTTCTCCATCCAGATGAAGAGATTGCATTCTTACGATCACTAGGGTGGGAGGAAAGTGCTGGAGAGGATGAAGGCCTCACTGAGGATGAGATACAAGACTTCTATGAGAAG TATTTGAAATTGCAACCGTCATCAAATATTTCTCTGAGGAGCGGGTCAAAGCCGGATTCCATTGGCACTTGA